The genomic window CACctttacctgcaaaatgtcactcaaagagATATGTagcaaccaggaagagactctaAATGATCACtaagaaacataaaacaacttcaaagggatacaaaaagaccacaaggaGATGTAAAACAGCttaaaagagacacacagactcaatgtgactataaaaatgggcaaaacaacctcATGAGACCCAAAGCAAGGACAAAGGGACTCAAATTAACAactaaaacatacaaaaataacaCAGTGACACATCATAGGACTACGAAGAGATGCAAATTgaacacaatgagacacaaaaccacagagagatgtgTAACGACTACAGAGACGCAAAACAGTAACAACTatgaagtctgtgtgtcttgcttctatataggagaggtggtggggccttctgTGTATATCtacccaggggcccattgtctcataatccaccaaTGATTAAGTTTACACCAAAAATATGCACCATCTTAACAATACCCTGGTTTCTGAACCCAGGTCATAATCCtaacatgcagaaacacatGAATGGAATACTCCCAAAACTGATGTACGTTCGCATGTGTCACTTGCTGACTTACCTAACGTCATGGAGCTGAAGGGTATGCTGGGAGACTTGCCAGCTAGTGAGGCAGTTAATGATTGTCCTCTTTCTGGGACATCGATTTCAGTTGGTTTCTGCCGAGCCGCTGTATCAGACCGGTGCGCTCTCTGTAACGGAACATGAAGAGGAAATTGTTGTTTAGTTGCCATTGTTGTCTGTATCCGCAGCCATAGAGGACTCCGGGATGGGCGGGATGAAGCTTCCCATCGGGATGACCCGACGGGGCCTCAGCTACGACGATAACCTGGAGGCCCCGATGTCCACGCCCCCCCACGACATCAGCATCAACAACCTATGGAGACGACCCATCATACCGGAGAGAAAGTTCTCACATCTGGCTGAGGTGACAGGGcttccacaacacacacacacacacacacacacacacagagctgctttaCTATTATCGTATTCTTATTCTCACCTGTTTGTCATCAAGAGGAAGGGTGGAATGCAGTGTGCAGATGAttgttggtgtgtttttttttttttccactaggAGGATGAGAGTGGGACAGTGAGAAAGCCTGCAATGCCGGACAGCACCTCCTCCAGGTCATCAAGTGTAGTGAAAACCAAGGCCTCCTCTGTCATCATGAATTCTCTCATCACCAGTATGCTACATCTGTAATATTCTCTATTTAAGCAGAACTTGTAGTTATTtattgtcatgtaaacaaaacaaggaaaatCTTCGATGCCCACGACCTTTTAACACAAACCTTTTATAGTCACCTTCTAAAGCTACAGGATCAGGATGTTGATATTTACAAAATGGAtcgtcacttgaaacaaatttttaaaaaaaaacgattttctctctcttttgcttTTCAGAGCAGACTCAGGAAAGCATGTACAAGTTTGAGCAGAGGGCAGGGCTCACTGACACCAGCTACACTCCCCACAAAGGCCTCACCGCCGAGGAGACGAGACACCACCACCGCCTGCCCGAATCACTCCACGTAAGACCCAAGTTTAACACACAGACCGCACCACATGTGTACAACCAAGATGCAGGTAATAATTTATCAGCAGGTGTTCCAGCCGCAACAGAAGGGTCTGTGTTTTACAGGTAGATAGTTAAACTGTGGTTCACCGAGAGCTCCAGGAGGTGGCAGTTTTGTAGGGCTCTAAAGgctttatatatttttctcatATGCAGTAAAACTCCTCAAGAACGAAAGAAAGAGTTCTGGTCCATGAAATGAAATCTACCTACCTGCCGAGACATCTAAGATTTAACTTCcgactgttttgttgttgctgtttagaAACTGCAGATCCAGAGCATGGAGGCCAGAGAAGAGCGGCAGAGCTCCTCCGCCCAGTCCACTCCATCAAACACACCACACAGCTCCCCGAAACAACAACGCAGGTACACACACATCCTGTGgtctaaatcagtggttcccaactggtgcagccacggggtccagatttctcctttgtcattcattcaaggtccacacagtttaatatattcagcatcatacagcacttcagaataaaaactccacgccggaaattcactgtgcttaaaaataaagtgtgttttttacaaacttgacatgtttgtgagtcacttgcagttcattcagaatgaacctGTGATCCaccaattgggaaccactggtctaattCCTGTTTAAGAGTCTGTTCATGACCAGAAAACAGTATTAATGCCAAAAGTTTacactctgtttgtttgttttttaggggCTGGTTTGGAAGTACAAGTTCAGAGATCAGCATCAGCTCCTCCAACAGCAGCGTGGATCTGGGAGGAGTAGACACAGCAGTGGGAGGAGTAGGAGGCACGGTTGAGAGGTGGAGTACGTTTGGGCCACGGCCGCTCGTCCACAAGTCGACTTCTGACCTGGGATCAGACTCCACAACCACAGGTAAACAGCATGGCCTCACTGTGGGgtgctacagaaaataaaagctcaaaGCTGCAATCGTTCTCTTCTGTTTGTTCTGGCATGTGACGGCATATTTTGTAATAACATCGCATTATGTAACAGCTGGACAGAATGTAAGAAATTAGGTTAGTGGGTGAAGAAATGACCTTCAGACTGATGGTAAACACTAACCAAATTCTAATGTGAAGTTTTTCCGCATTCTGGAGAAAAGTCAGAGCAGACGAGTTCAAATTTAGAGCACTGACAGCGGCTGGGAAACGGCATGTGCGACGATTCAGTCGGTTCGTAAACTATAGGAATCTTTTTTTCCGCAATGACTTTAGGtaggtaatttgtttgtaacttCAGAGGTTTCTCACTTTTGTTTCACTTGTGATTTGCTCATCCGTCAACTAAAAAAGGTTTCTAGACTTTTCAACACACCAAATAACTTGATAGCTTGATATCATTCATAAGAACGGCAAGAAGCAACACTAACCTGTGCTGATTTAATCATCCATCATAAATGGTTATATATTGACCTTAAAAATAGGGGCTGCTGCAGTAAAGTAACAGATTAACTTCCATTGCGCTGTTCAAATCCAGTTCAACAGAATATGTTCGTCATTAGCAGGAATGTCTTATGGTAACCTAAAAATTGATTTTCAGGTTTTAGGgattcacttttgtttttttcttctaatcTATGAGACACTGCTGCCATCAGTGTAAAATTAggtttttaagattttattttcaaatttaaagGCATTTATTGGCACATACAATATTGTCAGATTGCTGTATGAATATTGAACTGTTTAGAAATGTCATAGTCTAACTGAAAATATTAAGTAAGCAAGTAAAAGGTTATACAGCACTTCTTGAAACCAGGGTTACAGAGTGCCTCACAGTTGTCAAACACAAAAAAGCCTTTGAATAAATATttcagtcaaacaaacacaaaagccTCCAAGAATGAATAGAAATAAAGTATaacatttcaatttaattttaatttattaattgacTGTACAGcctttttattctatttattctttttgtatCTGTCATGATGGttttttactctgtttttttttctttcttcttttttttgatactaatatgttttttgtatatttgtacCTGTCTCTTAGTCTGAAGCACTGTTGTCACTGTGTT from Epinephelus lanceolatus isolate andai-2023 chromosome 11, ASM4190304v1, whole genome shotgun sequence includes these protein-coding regions:
- the LOC117272042 gene encoding putative monooxygenase p33MONOX isoform X1; its protein translation is MSGPGDLPAIEDSGMGGMKLPIGMTRRGLSYDDNLEAPMSTPPHDISINNLWRRPIIPERKFSHLAEEDESGTVRKPAMPDSTSSRSSSVVKTKASSVIMNSLITKQTQESMYKFEQRAGLTDTSYTPHKGLTAEETRHHHRLPESLHKLQIQSMEAREERQSSSAQSTPSNTPHSSPKQQRRGWFGSTSSEISISSSNSSVDLGGVDTAVGGVGGTVERWSTFGPRPLVHKSTSDLGSDSTTTAGFALQAYRGAQKPTPMEVMKSQATRLADNPAIQKVAPPKMEIPTVEGRRQGARPHKLKPRDMNILTPSGF
- the LOC117272042 gene encoding putative monooxygenase p33MONOX isoform X2, with product MSGPGDLPAIEDSGMGGMKLPIGMTRRGLSYDDNLEAPMSTPPHDISINNLWRRPIIPERKFSHLAEEDESGTVRKPAMPDSTSSRSSSVVKTKASSVIMNSLITKQTQESMYKFEQRAGLTDTSYTPHKGLTAEETRHHHRLPESLHKLQIQSMEAREERQSSSAQSTPSNTPHSSPKQQRRGWFGSTSSEISISSSNSSVDLGGVDTAVGGVGGTVERWSTFGPRPLVHKSTSDLGSDSTTTGFALQAYRGAQKPTPMEVMKSQATRLADNPAIQKVAPPKMEIPTVEGRRQGARPHKLKPRDMNILTPSGF